Genomic window (Sulfurovum sp. NBC37-1):
CTTTACTGCATTGGCCTCAGCCTCGCCGCTTCTGTAGTTCACCCATACCTTGAGGCCCATCTGGGCCAGTGTCTTTGCTATCTGCGCACCGATCCCGCGGCTTGCACCTGTTACCAGTACATTATTTCCCGAAAATTTCATTCTTGTCCTTTCTTAATTTTGGAAGTGAAAACTTTACCAGAGTGTATCCTGTGGATGGTTTCACTCATTATTTTAGTGAGGCTGAAGCTTTCTCGTCCCTGTTTATTTGTCACATTCAAAAAGTTTATTCTTGATATCCTCGAATATCTTGTAATCCTCTTCGCTGATATCATCCGAATAGATAATATGGTTCAACTGTTCAAGCAGGTGAAACTTCGAGAGCTTGTCATCGCAAAGCGCCTGATTGATGATCTCTATATGCCTGTCAAGGTCATACTCTTCATCTTTTATTTTGTAAAGAAATGCTTTTGCCTCTTCGGGAGAACAGTCAAAATCCTGCCCCATGATCTTGCAAAAAAGCGGTGCTTCTTTCTCAATATCCCGATGATCCACTTTGATAATATGCGCCAGCAGTGTCCCTACGGATTCTTTTATTTTCTTTTCCAT
Coding sequences:
- a CDS encoding TerB family tellurite resistance protein, which gives rise to MEKKIKESVGTLLAHIIKVDHRDIEKEAPLFCKIMGQDFDCSPEEAKAFLYKIKDEEYDLDRHIEIINQALCDDKLSKFHLLEQLNHIIYSDDISEEDYKIFEDIKNKLFECDK